A window of the Drosophila simulans strain w501 chromosome 2L, Prin_Dsim_3.1, whole genome shotgun sequence genome harbors these coding sequences:
- the LOC27207344 gene encoding receptor-type tyrosine-protein phosphatase kappa: MTAATGGGSSGAGGGKTGKHRSRSSARYDDVEKQQRKSRAIVSIPNTIKLSMLNSGLLSFERIKLEARDENNSLSKTIPNGPIDIRHFLKLCDLRRKFPVLYKLEFQTAAKVESNTCRHALKKNNLEKNQNPKCIPYDYNRVVLEKVGGLQDSDYVNASYVDSLLKPNAYIVTQGPVEETVQAYWRMVWQENISAIVMLTKTFDFAKVMCHQYWPPNMEVHEQYGDIFINIVREEQLANFHIRTFRLYKMNEKQEVTDERLILQFHYTEWYSHSCPFSNALLEFRRRVRLVVGNIIKDEDDMRGPILVHCSDGGGRSGVYMSIDANLELAEEEECFNVFGYLKKLRQSRKGLVENVEQYKFIYDTLEEHIICGKTWFPVSELSDRLKAKARRNSGTKMNEYQAEYDQICKQTPRFTIGDCAGGHRADNREKNRDVLCVPPDNFRPYLTSFQGNAFTDYINSVFVDGYTKPREYIVTEWPMKHTLGEFWSLVYDQECSAVVVLCQPPSQSQQYPSFWPNKSKMEKYGPVFSVHYVMSKSYTNIKQWEFKINKKIVSLTEMMAGVKAPTRTVQLFQLTCWPMGHKVPSSTNSLVYLMNMVEIWRNKVDYGPVCVVSPDGRSRAGVYCAANACIEQVIQHGEVDVFQAVKTVRRHRPQLVENMTEYKYCYDLVLHYVLHFLNKKE; the protein is encoded by the coding sequence aTGACGGCGGCCACGGGTGGTGGGAGTAGTGGGGCGGGGGGTGGTAAGACTGGAAAGCACAGGTCGAGGTCATCTGCCCGCTACGACGATGTGGAAAAGCAGCAGAGGAAAAGCCGAGCCATCGTCTCCATACCGAACACCATCAAACTGAGTATGCTCAACAGCGGACTACTGTCGTTCGAAAGGATAAAGCTCGAGGCCCGCGATGAGAACAACTCTCTGTCGAAGACGATACCCAACGGACCCATCGATATCAGGCATTTTCTCAAGCTCTGCGATCTGCGCAGAAAGTTCCCGGTCCTCTACAAACTGGAGTTCCAAACTGCGGCAAAGGTGGAGAGTAACACCTGTCGGCATGCCTTGAAGAAGAACAACCTGGAGAAGAACCAGAATCCCAAGTGCATTCCCTACGATTACAATCGAGTGGTGCTGGAAAAGGTGGGTGGCCTGCAGGACTCGGATTATGTCAACGCCTCCTATGTGGACAGCCTACTCAAGCCGAACGCGTACATAGTGACCCAGGGACCTGTCGAGGAGACGGTCCAGGCCTACTGGCGAATGGTTTGGCAGGAGAACATCAGTGCCATTGTGATGCTGACGAAGACCTTCGACTTCGCCAAGGTAATGTGCCACCAGTACTGGCCACCCAACATGGAGGTTCACGAGCAGTACGGCGATATCTTCATCAATATCGTCAGGGAGGAGCAACTGGCCAATTTCCATATACGAACCTTCAGGCTCTACAAGATGAACGAAAAGCAGGAGGTGACCGACGAGAGGTTGATCCTGCAGTTCCACTACACCGAATGGTACTCCCACTCGTGTCCCTTTTCCAATGCCCTGTTGGAGTTCCGGAGGAGAGTCCGCCTGGTCGTGGGCAACATCATCAAGGACGAGGACGACATGAGGGGTCCCATTCTGGTGCACTGCAGCGATGGCGGCGGCAGATCGGGAGTCTATATGTCCATCGATGCCAACCTGGagctggcggaggaggaggagtgcttCAATGTCTTCGGCTACCTCAAGAAGTTAAGGCAATCGCGGAAGGGTCTGGTAGAGAATGTGGAGCAATATAAGTTCATATACGACACCCTGGAGGAGCACATCATTTGCGGCAAGACCTGGTTCCCGGTCTCGGAACTTTCCGATCGCTTGAAGGCCAAGGCCAGGAGAAATTCGGGTACGAAAATGAACGAATATCAGGCGGAGTACGATCAGATCTGCAAGCAAACCCCACGATTCACCATAGGCGATTGCGCCGGCGGTCACCGAGCGGATAATCGCGAGAAGAACAGGGATGTCCTGTGCGTACCGCCCGATAACTTCCGTCCCTACCTGACCTCCTTCCAGGGCAATGCCTTTACGGACTACATAAACTCGGTGTTCGTGGACGGGTATACCAAGCCCAGGGAGTACATAGTCACGGAATGGCCCATGAAGCATACGCTGGGTGAGTTCTGGTCCCTGGTCTACGACCAGGAGTGCTCGGCCGTTGTGGTCCTGTGCCAGCCGCCCTCGCAATCGCAGCAGTATCCCTCGTTCTGGCCCAACAAATCGAAGATGGAGAAGTACGGACCGGTGTTCTCCGTGCACTATGTGATGTCCAAGAGCTATACGAACATCAAGCAGTGGGAGTTCAAGATCAACAAGAAGATCGTCTCGCTGACCGAAATGATGGCCGGGGTGAAGGCCCCGACACGAACCGTCCAACTGTTCCAGCTGACCTGCTGGCCCATGGGTCACAAGGTGCCCAGCTCGACGAACTCGCTGGTATACCTGATGAACATGGTCGAGATCTGGCGGAACAAGGTCGACTACGGGCCTGTGTGCGTTGTCTCGCCCGATGGTCGCAGTCGTGCCGGTGTTTACTGTGCCGCGAATGCGTGCATCGAGCAGGTCATCCAGCACGGCGAGGTCGATGTCTTCCAGGCGGTGAAGACTGTGCGCCGGCATCGTCCTCAGCTAGTCGAGAATATGACCGAGTACAAGTACTGCTACGATCTGGTGCTCCACTATGTCCTCCACTTCCTCAACAAGAAGGAGTGA